CTTGTCGGGGAACAAATCAAGGAAGTCCTTGAAGTAGAACTTGGACTTGGATCCAGATTTGCTATTCAGGAATTCAACAACAATGTCTTTGTCGTCAGCCATGGTGAGTCTCCTGTCCCGGCGGCGCAAAAAGCGCCGCCGGGGTTGATAAACAAGCTATACCTAGAACTTGAACTGCGTGCTCTGGCGCCACGTGTAGTAGGCGGGATCACGGAAGTCGTCGATGAGGTGGTGGGTGAATTCAAGGCCGGTCATCTTGAAGAAGGTTTCCCAGCCGATGCGTTCAGCCCAGTCGCCCAGACGTTCGTACTTGTTGGCGTTGGCCGCGTACACTTCAACGATGTGCTTCACGGTCTTGGTCAACGAAGGCCAACGGGGCGGTTCGTTGGGGATGTAACCCACAACGACCTTGGAGAACTTGGGCATGCTGATACGGTTGGAAACCTTGCCGCCAACCATGATGGCAACGCCGTCGCCTTCGCCGTCCGAGATGGGCAGCGCGGGGCACATGGTGTAGCAGTTACCGCAGTACATGCAGCGGTCTTCCTTAATGGCGATGGAGTTCACCTTGTTGCCGTTGTGTTCCACCTTGGTGGGACGCACAGCGGCGGTGGGGCAAGCAGACACGGCCAAGGGGATTTCGCAGAGCTGGTCAGCCCATTCGTGGTCGACCATCGGGGGCTTGCGGTGGATACCCACAAGGCCGATGTCCGAGCAGTGCACGGCGCCGCACATGTTGATGCAGCAGGCAAGCGCGATGCGCACGGGGGCGGGCAGACGCATGGACTTGAAGTCTTCAAACACGGCGTCCAT
This genomic window from Desulfovibrio sp. UIB00 contains:
- the dsrB gene encoding dissimilatory-type sulfite reductase subunit beta, yielding MAFISSGYNPAKPMEGRITDIGPHKYNEYFPPVIKNNFGKWLYHEILEPGVLVHVAESGDKCYTVRVGGTRTMSITHIRELCDIADKHCGGYLRWTTRNNIEFMVDSEAGMKALRDDLNSRKFDGGSFKFPVGGTGAGISNMVHTQGWVHCHTPATDASGPVKAVMDAVFEDFKSMRLPAPVRIALACCINMCGAVHCSDIGLVGIHRKPPMVDHEWADQLCEIPLAVSACPTAAVRPTKVEHNGNKVNSIAIKEDRCMYCGNCYTMCPALPISDGEGDGVAIMVGGKVSNRISMPKFSKVVVGYIPNEPPRWPSLTKTVKHIVEVYAANANKYERLGDWAERIGWETFFKMTGLEFTHHLIDDFRDPAYYTWRQSTQFKF